Proteins from a genomic interval of Acetobacterium woodii DSM 1030:
- a CDS encoding arsenate reductase ArsC — protein sequence MIKVLFVCVHNSARSQMAEAFLNDLGRDYFVAESAGFEPSPINPLIIKVMNEIGYDLSSNETKSVFDFFKEGRLYSIIVKVCDQENGQRCPVFPLTLTTLDWNLEDPANFTGTEEEKLKKARDLRNKIRENVIDMINTYKGSI from the coding sequence ATGATTAAAGTTCTTTTTGTCTGTGTTCATAATTCAGCCAGAAGTCAAATGGCTGAGGCTTTTCTAAATGATTTGGGCCGTGATTATTTCGTTGCTGAAAGTGCCGGTTTCGAACCGAGCCCCATCAATCCACTGATTATAAAGGTAATGAATGAAATTGGCTATGATCTAAGCAGCAATGAAACAAAATCGGTATTTGATTTTTTCAAAGAGGGCCGTCTCTATTCCATTATTGTAAAAGTCTGTGATCAAGAAAATGGCCAGCGATGTCCTGTTTTCCCCTTAACATTAACAACTTTGGACTGGAACCTTGAAGATCCTGCCAATTTTACCGGTACGGAAGAAGAAAAGCTTAAAAAAGCCCGAGATCTTAGAAATAAAATCCGCGAAAATGTCATTGATATGATTAATACCTACAAAGGTTCCATTTAA
- a CDS encoding permease: protein MFIFSWLNDQLLKMEWLNYLVTQLVQNVFGLNTQDRLGGSIQFFIYDVIKIFILLSVLIFIISYIQSFFPPERTRKILGGFNGITANILGALLGTITPFCSCSSIPLFIGFTSAGLPIGVTFSFLISSPLVDLASVILLASIFNWQIAIAYVIVGLILAVIGGTIIGKAKLEDYVEPFVYSNKMIEADQETLTTGDRMIFAKDQVWEIVRKVWLYILIGVGIGAVIHNWIPESIVSAVLGQDKWYSVLIATLVGVPMYADIFGTLPIAEALVSKGAGLGTVLAFMMAVTALSLPSMIMLKKVVKTKLLVIFVGIVITGILIIGYVFNAFGYLLM from the coding sequence ATGTTTATATTTTCATGGTTGAATGATCAATTACTGAAAATGGAGTGGCTCAACTATTTAGTCACTCAATTGGTACAAAATGTATTTGGGCTGAACACCCAGGATCGGCTGGGAGGGAGTATTCAGTTTTTTATTTATGACGTGATTAAAATATTCATCCTCTTATCTGTCCTGATTTTTATTATTTCGTATATTCAAAGCTTTTTTCCACCGGAAAGAACCCGTAAAATACTGGGTGGGTTCAATGGGATTACGGCAAATATATTAGGGGCTTTACTGGGAACGATCACACCTTTTTGTTCTTGTTCATCGATCCCGCTTTTCATTGGCTTTACCAGTGCGGGTTTACCCATTGGGGTTACCTTTTCATTTCTGATTTCATCACCTCTGGTTGATTTGGCTTCGGTCATTTTGCTTGCCAGCATCTTTAATTGGCAGATCGCAATTGCTTACGTCATTGTCGGATTGATATTGGCGGTTATTGGTGGGACAATCATTGGCAAAGCAAAGCTTGAAGATTATGTGGAACCTTTTGTGTACAGTAATAAGATGATAGAAGCTGACCAGGAAACCTTGACAACTGGTGATCGGATGATTTTTGCCAAAGACCAGGTTTGGGAAATTGTAAGAAAAGTTTGGCTGTATATTTTGATCGGGGTTGGGATTGGAGCAGTCATCCATAATTGGATACCTGAAAGTATTGTCTCAGCGGTCCTTGGACAGGATAAGTGGTATTCGGTGTTGATTGCAACATTAGTTGGCGTGCCCATGTATGCGGATATATTTGGGACGCTTCCGATTGCTGAAGCTTTAGTTTCTAAAGGAGCAGGACTAGGCACCGTACTAGCATTTATGATGGCAGTTACAGCATTGTCACTCCCATCCATGATTATGCTAAAAAAAGTTGTAAAAACAAAACTTCTGGTTATTTTTGTAGGAATCGTAATTACTGGGATACTCATTATCGGTTATGTTTTCAATGCCTTTGGATACTTACTGATGTAA
- a CDS encoding baeRF3 domain-containing protein — protein MEYQFVKEFPHPMMEKGKRPVISIYINTHISKPDRHENPIRFKNLVREAHEALKENEVRSFKALFSLFKDMEDDALFWEGATEGMAILADEEECIVYKLPLNVTNRAIVSDSFYINPLLKSYQQKGRYHVLGLNRDRFFLYDADRNGIQKILLDDKDSTLEGVLGTQLTETVLSHSSLGGAQSTYHGYGGAKDEKKIDEEKFFRHVDNFVQENYSMQSKIPLILVGLEEHQGEFRKISKNPYLLKEGIKTDIDALDKKMLYAMVQDVLTDLFNQQLKERMKIFNQAHSKDMGSDDVVQIARAITEKRVAVLYLEENIVHPGSYDLSHGTITEGKSQASYSGDIYDEMAEAVLSQGGELLILAKSEMPTKSDIAAVYRY, from the coding sequence ATGGAATATCAATTTGTTAAAGAATTTCCTCATCCTATGATGGAAAAAGGAAAACGTCCGGTTATCTCCATTTATATTAATACCCATATTTCCAAACCGGATCGACACGAAAATCCAATTCGTTTCAAAAACCTTGTCCGTGAAGCCCATGAGGCTTTAAAGGAAAATGAAGTTCGAAGTTTTAAAGCTCTGTTTTCTCTTTTTAAAGACATGGAAGATGATGCTTTGTTCTGGGAAGGTGCTACTGAGGGAATGGCTATTTTGGCCGATGAAGAAGAATGTATTGTTTATAAGTTGCCTCTTAACGTTACCAATCGAGCCATCGTATCCGATAGCTTTTATATAAATCCGTTATTAAAAAGCTATCAACAAAAGGGTCGATACCACGTTCTCGGTCTCAACCGCGATCGCTTCTTTCTCTACGATGCCGATCGTAATGGCATTCAAAAGATTTTATTGGATGACAAAGACTCAACGCTTGAAGGTGTGTTAGGAACTCAATTAACCGAAACCGTTCTGTCTCATTCCAGTCTGGGTGGGGCCCAATCCACCTATCATGGTTATGGCGGAGCTAAAGATGAGAAAAAAATCGATGAAGAAAAATTCTTTCGTCATGTTGATAATTTCGTTCAGGAAAATTATTCGATGCAATCTAAAATACCCCTCATCCTTGTTGGACTCGAAGAACACCAGGGCGAATTCCGCAAGATATCAAAAAATCCCTATCTATTAAAAGAAGGCATTAAAACTGATATCGACGCATTGGATAAAAAAATGCTTTATGCCATGGTTCAAGATGTCTTAACAGACCTTTTCAACCAGCAATTAAAAGAACGCATGAAAATATTTAACCAGGCCCATTCAAAAGATATGGGTTCCGATGATGTCGTTCAAATTGCCAGAGCAATTACGGAAAAACGAGTAGCAGTTCTTTATTTAGAAGAAAATATTGTCCACCCAGGCAGCTATGATCTGAGTCATGGAACCATTACCGAAGGGAAGTCACAAGCTTCTTACAGCGGCGACATTTACGACGAAATGGCTGAAGCAGTTCTCAGTCAGGGCGGTGAGTTGCTGATTTTAGCAAAATCTGAGATGCCCACCAAAAGCGATATTGCCGCGGTATATCGATACTAA
- a CDS encoding plasma-membrane proton-efflux P-type ATPase, with protein sequence MDLITKSSSEYKKMSLDETLKFLETSLDGLSTEEADNRVKKFGYNEILEIRKNSVLAFLKRYWGPMPWLLEFAMVLTIILNHYTESMIIFTLLTLNAVIGYRQSQNSQKAVELLKKKLEIEVIVLRDGKFLKKDARDLVPGDIITLKHGDLVPGDVTILKGELSVDESALTGESLPKMVHPADIVYSSSMIKGGAAKGVVINTGNNTYFGKTVELVKIAKPKSKQEELMLTIVRYMMYLGITAAVIVSSYAFYLHKDILFILSFIVVFLIGAIPVALPAVLTIVQAVGALELADKGVLVTRLDSIEDAASIDIFCFDKTGTITQNKLSIVDSKAVGKYNNEDVIRMATLASNEDGMDAIDLAILEYSKTIKSKFDDYQQVSYRPFNPASKTTEAIVSFKENNFRIIKGATQIIISMCKDLDKETLAEVNKTIDGFSQKGSRTIAVAISAGDENNDFKFVGVIAIADPPRENSKIMIAAIHDLGIKIIMLTGDSKAIAQEIAQQVGIGNRILRMGDLDGLNHDEQLKMIKESDGFAEVYPEDKYKIVKLLQDSGHLVGMTGDGVNDAPALKQAELGTAVSEATDVAKVSASIILTKPGLSEIIEALKISRKTYQRMLTWVINKITKVVEVVVLLTVGFFWLHNIVISLLGMSLLVFANDFVTMAIATDNVESTKTPNHWEIKNIMISSLILGLFFALMDLFVIFIGLKYFQLEFDKLQTLVLLILVFNTQFRILLVRERKHFWSSLPDKNLLIVNSVTILGFVLIGVYGIFIPNLLINQVVIILGIAFVFMIIIDFVKYYLFRRLDI encoded by the coding sequence ATGGATTTAATTACCAAAAGCTCTTCGGAGTATAAAAAAATGTCCCTGGATGAAACGCTCAAGTTTTTAGAAACATCTCTTGATGGGCTTTCTACAGAGGAAGCAGATAATCGGGTTAAGAAATTTGGGTATAATGAAATACTGGAAATTAGAAAGAACTCAGTATTAGCATTTTTAAAAAGATATTGGGGACCCATGCCATGGTTGCTGGAATTTGCCATGGTACTGACCATAATATTAAATCATTATACAGAAAGCATGATCATATTTACGTTACTTACCTTAAATGCTGTTATTGGCTATCGGCAATCACAAAACTCACAGAAGGCGGTGGAACTCCTCAAGAAAAAGTTGGAAATTGAAGTAATTGTTTTGCGGGATGGAAAATTTCTTAAAAAAGACGCTAGAGACCTTGTGCCAGGGGATATAATTACGCTTAAACATGGTGATTTGGTTCCCGGTGACGTCACTATTTTAAAGGGCGAATTATCTGTTGACGAGTCGGCCTTAACCGGCGAATCGTTACCTAAAATGGTGCATCCTGCCGATATCGTTTATTCAAGCTCTATGATTAAAGGCGGTGCGGCTAAAGGTGTTGTTATCAATACCGGCAACAATACATACTTTGGAAAAACTGTGGAATTAGTTAAAATTGCCAAACCAAAGTCAAAACAGGAAGAGCTGATGCTGACGATTGTCCGATATATGATGTATTTAGGGATAACAGCAGCGGTGATCGTTTCTAGTTATGCCTTTTATCTGCATAAAGATATTTTGTTTATCCTATCATTTATTGTTGTTTTTCTGATTGGCGCAATACCCGTAGCGCTTCCCGCAGTATTAACAATTGTTCAGGCGGTAGGGGCGTTGGAACTTGCTGATAAAGGCGTTTTGGTTACGCGGCTCGATTCAATCGAAGATGCCGCATCCATCGATATTTTCTGTTTTGATAAAACCGGGACCATCACTCAAAATAAATTGTCAATTGTAGATAGTAAAGCAGTTGGAAAATACAATAACGAAGATGTGATTCGAATGGCGACATTGGCTTCCAATGAGGACGGGATGGATGCCATCGATTTGGCAATACTTGAATATTCAAAAACGATTAAAAGTAAATTTGATGACTATCAACAGGTTTCCTATCGTCCCTTTAATCCGGCTAGCAAGACAACTGAGGCGATTGTTTCGTTCAAGGAAAATAATTTTAGAATAATTAAAGGGGCAACCCAAATAATCATCAGTATGTGCAAAGATTTAGATAAAGAGACTCTGGCAGAGGTCAATAAAACAATCGATGGATTTTCCCAAAAGGGATCGAGAACCATTGCAGTAGCAATTTCAGCCGGCGATGAGAATAATGACTTTAAATTTGTTGGCGTCATTGCCATTGCAGATCCGCCCAGAGAAAATTCAAAAATCATGATCGCAGCAATTCATGATCTGGGGATTAAAATTATAATGCTTACTGGAGACAGCAAGGCCATTGCCCAGGAAATTGCCCAACAAGTGGGGATCGGTAACAGGATCTTACGAATGGGTGATCTTGATGGTTTAAACCATGATGAACAGTTAAAGATGATTAAAGAAAGCGATGGTTTTGCTGAAGTATATCCTGAGGATAAATATAAAATCGTGAAATTGCTACAAGATAGCGGACATTTGGTCGGGATGACCGGAGACGGCGTTAATGATGCCCCAGCATTAAAACAAGCGGAGCTCGGAACGGCTGTAAGTGAAGCCACTGATGTGGCAAAAGTCTCAGCCAGCATCATATTAACCAAACCAGGATTAAGTGAAATAATTGAGGCACTGAAGATAAGCAGAAAAACATATCAACGTATGCTGACCTGGGTGATCAATAAAATTACGAAGGTGGTCGAAGTAGTGGTTTTACTAACAGTTGGATTTTTCTGGTTACACAATATTGTTATTTCCTTATTAGGCATGTCGTTATTAGTTTTTGCCAATGATTTTGTGACAATGGCGATTGCCACCGACAATGTTGAATCCACTAAGACACCGAATCATTGGGAGATTAAAAATATAATGATTTCATCATTAATTCTGGGGTTATTTTTTGCGCTCATGGATTTATTTGTCATTTTCATAGGGCTGAAATATTTTCAACTTGAATTTGATAAACTGCAAACATTAGTATTGTTGATTCTGGTGTTCAATACTCAATTCAGAATATTGTTGGTAAGGGAAAGAAAGCATTTTTGGTCATCACTTCCTGATAAAAATTTGCTGATAGTAAACAGTGTGACCATCTTAGGGTTTGTATTAATTGGTGTTTATGGCATATTTATTCCCAACCTTCTTATCAATCAAGTAGTAATAATATTAGGAATTGCGTTCGTTTTCATGATTATTATTGATTTTGTTAAATATTATTTGTTCAGACGACTTGACATTTAA
- a CDS encoding FecCD family ABC transporter permease, which yields MDIGKSERRQKSKIKRGRRNQIIISGMSILLIVLILASFSLGRYNVDIKDLFFYMGKNLGMNLEINQINEHIITSVRFPRIIAAVLTGLALSVSGAAYQGIFKNPMVSPDILGASAGAGFGASLGIILSFPTILIQLMAFGFGIISVALSCLIAGIVGRRENVTLILVLAGMVVSSLFSAFISIIKYLADPYGKLPEITFWLMGSISDVKNSDLIFMIVPVVICLIVIFLVRWKINVLSFGDEEASALGVNAGQLRLVIIICATMLTATVVSVAGQIGWIGLVIPHLARMIVGPDYRYLIPATAILGAIFLLLVDNIARTVLQVEIPLGILTSIIGAPFFVYLILKGKKGWI from the coding sequence ATGGATATCGGCAAAAGCGAAAGAAGGCAAAAAAGTAAAATAAAAAGAGGACGGAGAAATCAGATTATAATATCAGGGATGTCTATCCTATTGATTGTTCTGATACTGGCCTCCTTTTCTTTGGGAAGATATAATGTTGACATAAAAGACTTGTTTTTTTATATGGGAAAAAATTTGGGAATGAATCTGGAGATAAACCAGATTAATGAACATATTATTACCAGTGTGAGATTTCCCAGAATAATTGCCGCCGTTTTGACTGGTTTGGCGCTTTCCGTTTCGGGGGCAGCTTACCAGGGGATTTTTAAAAATCCGATGGTCTCACCGGATATTTTAGGAGCTTCAGCAGGCGCCGGTTTTGGCGCATCACTGGGAATTATATTGTCTTTTCCAACCATCCTGATTCAATTAATGGCGTTTGGTTTTGGGATTATCTCGGTGGCGTTAAGCTGTTTGATTGCCGGAATTGTCGGCCGGCGTGAAAATGTAACCCTTATTCTGGTGCTGGCGGGCATGGTGGTATCATCATTATTTAGTGCGTTTATCTCCATTATTAAATACCTGGCCGATCCCTATGGAAAATTGCCGGAGATCACCTTTTGGCTGATGGGCAGTATTTCAGACGTTAAAAACAGTGATTTGATTTTTATGATTGTGCCGGTTGTCATTTGCCTGATTGTTATCTTTCTGGTTAGATGGAAAATCAATGTGCTCAGTTTTGGTGATGAAGAGGCCAGTGCGTTAGGCGTTAATGCCGGGCAGTTAAGGCTGGTTATTATTATTTGTGCAACCATGCTGACGGCAACCGTGGTAAGTGTTGCCGGTCAAATTGGTTGGATTGGACTCGTTATTCCACATCTGGCAAGAATGATCGTCGGCCCCGATTACCGATACTTAATCCCGGCAACCGCAATTCTTGGCGCGATCTTTCTGTTATTGGTGGATAATATCGCCAGAACAGTTCTGCAGGTTGAAATTCCACTGGGGATACTGACCTCGATCATTGGGGCACCGTTTTTTGTGTATCTGATTTTAAAAGGTAAGAAAGGATGGATTTAA
- a CDS encoding ABC transporter substrate-binding protein has protein sequence MFAKMKKPVIAIIMVFLVMILGGCSDAADSKNDEHNTIIDMAGRTVEVPLKIDRVYSAGQPGVVMLYTLCPDKLLGWCIEPSEAEAAFINAKYLNLPVLGLSQGTNSNANTEEIVARDPDIIILMTDINSEDTKASADDMQETFQIPVVVVSDELTTMDESYRFLGKLLGAEERAEELASYCAKVINNVTEVSKTISDKDKLKVYYAQGSTGLQTAPMGSAHSQVIELVGGINVCSLDAIESGRLTIDMEQLFKWNPDIIIASYSDGHGGTNIGNSDVFDIITNANPEWTLLEAVKKGEIFETPCLPYNWLDMPPSANRIVGVTWLAELLYPDYYDFDIVQTTKDFYKLFYRIELSDQQINQLLNNAIKK, from the coding sequence ATGTTTGCCAAAATGAAGAAACCGGTCATTGCAATAATAATGGTATTTTTGGTAATGATATTAGGTGGCTGTTCAGATGCTGCGGATTCGAAAAATGACGAACATAATACCATTATTGATATGGCTGGCAGAACAGTGGAAGTGCCATTAAAAATTGATCGCGTTTATTCAGCCGGGCAGCCAGGGGTGGTGATGCTCTATACATTATGTCCCGATAAGCTATTAGGGTGGTGTATCGAACCTTCCGAGGCAGAAGCAGCGTTTATTAATGCAAAATATCTAAACCTACCGGTATTGGGGCTTAGTCAAGGAACAAATTCCAATGCCAATACTGAAGAGATTGTGGCCAGAGATCCGGACATTATTATTTTGATGACGGATATTAATAGTGAAGATACAAAAGCTTCGGCAGATGATATGCAGGAAACGTTTCAAATTCCGGTTGTCGTCGTGAGTGATGAATTGACGACCATGGATGAGAGTTACCGGTTCCTGGGTAAATTATTAGGAGCCGAAGAACGGGCCGAAGAGCTGGCATCATATTGTGCAAAGGTAATTAATAATGTGACCGAAGTTTCCAAAACAATTTCGGACAAAGATAAATTGAAAGTTTATTATGCGCAGGGGTCAACCGGGCTTCAGACCGCGCCAATGGGGTCAGCGCATTCGCAGGTGATTGAACTGGTTGGCGGAATTAATGTGTGTAGTCTGGATGCGATTGAAAGTGGTCGTCTGACAATCGATATGGAACAATTATTTAAATGGAACCCCGATATAATCATCGCCTCATATAGCGATGGCCACGGCGGAACCAATATCGGGAATAGCGATGTTTTTGATATCATTACCAATGCAAATCCGGAATGGACACTTTTAGAAGCCGTTAAGAAAGGCGAAATATTTGAAACCCCCTGCCTGCCATATAATTGGCTGGATATGCCACCGTCGGCTAATCGAATTGTTGGGGTAACCTGGCTGGCAGAACTTTTATATCCGGACTACTATGATTTTGATATTGTGCAGACAACAAAAGATTTTTACAAGTTGTTTTATCGGATCGAATTATCTGATCAACAGATCAATCAATTACTTAATAATGCCATAAAAAAATAA
- a CDS encoding leucine-rich repeat domain-containing protein, with product MIIQIVSFATTYQVFAKTISDDTIHDSGTGTAEDPYVDNVDALSKVSWKHLKTIGDQQIYEIYQIVENGVMQYSWYFSPEICQNPSISGPYFLGINKYFISEADNLPGGSSDEALYFSFALKRDLPGGVKIKLNVSDNFADGTVLALNYYGGYDGAAEHGDSPLILPGEIYTCSGAEAIASGLTVTDGYVEFDVRHGGNYYLKPESADNITINSDEVVLGKINDLFSGKIADAIAGYFGKTIEDTVTQGDLNSIKKLYLADRQLDSLDELSNYNFSGLEQLTASGNNLEKIPLLKVPQITYLDLSGNKIDDITGLDQMPTLKNILLSDNRITKVGDLSNFTKLTTLDLSNNKITSWDAGIKNDTLRYLKLSGNQIEKEIDTSGLTALEELEYAPAVSLGMSLGSVVIISLMLIAAIVTIKVYFVKK from the coding sequence ATGATCATCCAGATTGTTAGCTTTGCGACGACATACCAGGTTTTTGCTAAAACAATCAGCGATGATACAATTCATGATTCAGGAACCGGAACCGCGGAAGATCCTTATGTAGATAATGTTGATGCGCTTTCGAAAGTATCATGGAAACACCTGAAAACAATTGGTGATCAGCAGATTTATGAAATATATCAAATTGTTGAAAATGGAGTAATGCAATATAGTTGGTATTTTTCGCCTGAAATTTGCCAAAATCCTTCCATTAGCGGCCCCTATTTTCTGGGGATTAACAAATATTTTATAAGTGAAGCTGACAATTTACCGGGAGGCAGCAGTGACGAGGCACTCTATTTTTCTTTTGCGCTAAAACGGGATTTGCCCGGAGGCGTCAAAATTAAACTTAACGTTTCCGACAATTTTGCGGATGGCACCGTTTTGGCTTTGAATTATTATGGCGGTTATGATGGCGCGGCTGAGCATGGGGATAGTCCGTTAATCTTGCCGGGCGAAATCTATACTTGTTCGGGTGCCGAAGCGATTGCTTCAGGGCTGACAGTAACCGATGGATATGTGGAATTTGATGTCCGACATGGCGGCAATTATTATCTAAAACCGGAAAGTGCCGACAATATAACGATAAATTCAGATGAAGTTGTCCTGGGTAAAATTAACGATCTTTTTAGTGGCAAAATTGCAGATGCGATTGCCGGTTATTTTGGCAAAACCATTGAAGATACGGTTACTCAGGGGGATTTAAACAGTATTAAAAAACTGTATTTGGCTGACCGGCAACTAGACAGCCTCGATGAACTGAGTAACTATAATTTTAGCGGGTTGGAACAATTAACGGCTTCGGGAAATAATCTGGAAAAGATTCCGCTTTTGAAAGTACCACAAATAACTTACCTGGATTTGTCTGGTAATAAAATTGATGATATTACCGGGTTAGACCAGATGCCGACCTTAAAAAACATTTTATTATCCGATAACCGCATTACAAAGGTAGGGGACTTAAGTAATTTTACAAAATTAACGACATTAGATTTAAGCAATAACAAAATTACTTCGTGGGATGCGGGAATAAAAAATGATACACTTCGATATTTAAAGCTTAGTGGGAATCAAATCGAAAAAGAAATTGACACATCCGGGCTTACCGCATTAGAAGAACTGGAATACGCGCCAGCCGTTTCGTTAGGGATGTCGTTGGGATCAGTAGTGATTATTAGTTTGATGCTTATTGCCGCAATCGTGACGATTAAAGTTTATTTTGTGAAAAAGTAA
- a CDS encoding thioredoxin family protein, with amino-acid sequence MNIKILGPGCKKCKKLEENTKKALGELGLEATIEKVENMEKIMAYGIMSTPALVVDEQVKFSGKIPSVKELKKYLQ; translated from the coding sequence ATGAATATTAAAATTTTAGGACCAGGATGTAAAAAGTGTAAAAAGTTAGAAGAAAACACCAAAAAAGCACTTGGTGAATTAGGGCTTGAAGCAACCATTGAAAAAGTGGAAAACATGGAAAAAATCATGGCTTATGGCATTATGTCAACACCGGCATTGGTGGTGGATGAACAGGTGAAGTTTTCTGGCAAGATCCCATCGGTTAAGGAGTTAAAAAAATACCTGCAATAA
- a CDS encoding ABC transporter ATP-binding protein has translation MLELNNISCGYNKMPIYEAINFTVHPGSIVCIMGRNGIGKTTLLKTILGSLNILNGSIMLNGKDISSYSNKERAQQIGYVPQSHVPPFPYSVRDVVVMGRTPHLSIFSVPGDVDYSQADEILEKIGIGYLKEKIYTEISGGERQLVIIARALIQNPKILIMDEPTASLDYGNQIKIINTIKALAKEKISVIMTTHHPEQAFECADLVVAMTENKIISTGLPVEILTAELIEEIYGVKVTVQKINVEGKEKIICLPK, from the coding sequence GTGCTGGAGCTCAATAACATTTCCTGTGGATATAACAAGATGCCGATTTATGAAGCAATTAATTTTACGGTTCATCCGGGAAGTATTGTTTGTATTATGGGAAGAAATGGGATTGGGAAAACAACGTTGCTCAAAACAATTTTAGGAAGTCTTAATATTCTAAATGGTTCAATTATGCTTAATGGCAAAGATATTTCTAGTTACAGCAATAAAGAAAGAGCACAGCAGATTGGTTATGTCCCACAATCTCATGTCCCGCCCTTTCCATATTCAGTCAGAGATGTTGTGGTTATGGGGAGAACGCCACATTTATCGATATTTTCAGTTCCGGGAGATGTTGATTATTCGCAGGCCGATGAAATACTCGAAAAAATTGGAATTGGATATTTAAAGGAAAAAATATACACCGAAATCAGCGGTGGTGAAAGGCAGCTGGTCATTATTGCCAGAGCATTGATTCAAAATCCTAAAATTTTAATTATGGATGAGCCCACGGCAAGTTTGGATTATGGGAATCAGATTAAAATTATTAATACCATTAAAGCATTAGCAAAAGAAAAAATATCAGTCATAATGACAACTCATCATCCGGAACAGGCATTTGAGTGTGCCGACCTAGTTGTCGCAATGACAGAAAATAAAATAATTTCAACCGGTTTACCGGTAGAAATACTAACTGCGGAATTGATTGAAGAAATCTATGGGGTAAAAGTTACGGTTCAAAAGATAAATGTGGAGGGAAAGGAAAAAATAATATGTTTGCCAAAATGA